From the genome of Gracilinanus agilis isolate LMUSP501 chromosome 2, AgileGrace, whole genome shotgun sequence, one region includes:
- the B3GNT2 gene encoding N-acetyllactosaminide beta-1,3-N-acetylglucosaminyltransferase 2, whose translation MSVGRRRIKLLGVLMMANFFIYLIVEVSKSSSQEDRGKGEVIMPKGKFWKKPVPAKAYWNREQEKLNNLYNPILSILTNTTVEENLISNASVLNSCEPDLSVISSVKDFENLPDRFKDFLLYLRCRNYSLLIDQLDKCKQKPFLLLAIKSLTSHFDRRQAIRESWGKETNFGNQTVVRVFLLGQTPPEDHFPDLSDMLKFESEKHRDILLWNYRDTFFNLTLKEVLFLKWVSTSCPDVQFVFKGDDDVFVNTHQILNYLNSISKDKAKDLFIGDVIKDAGPHREKKLKYYIPESVYEGAYPPYAGGGGFLYSGSLALRLNKVSEQVLLYPIDDVYTGMCLQKLGLAPEKHRGFRTFDIEEKNRKNICSYTDLMLVHSRKPQEMISIWSQLQNLRVNC comes from the coding sequence ATGAGTGTTGGACGCCGAAGGATAAAGTTGTTGGGAGTTCTGATGATGgcaaacttttttatttatttgattgtgGAAGTCTCCAAAAGTAGTAGTCAAGAAGATCGTGGAAAAGGAGAAGTTATAATGCCCAAAGGCAAGTTTTGGAAGAAACCTGTACCTGCCAAGGCCTATTGGAATAGAGAACAAGAGAAACTAAATAACCTGTACAATCCCATTTTGAGCATCCTGACCAATACTACAgtagaagaaaatttgatttcCAATGCAAGTGTTCTGAATTCCTGTGAACCAGACTTATCAGTGATTTCATCAGTTAAGGATTTTGAAAATCTACCAGACAGATTTAAAGATTTTCTGCTTTATCTGAGATGTAGAAATTATTCATTGCTGATAGATCAACTGGACAAGTGCAAACAGAAGCCTTTCCTTCTGTTAGCCATTAAGTCACTCACATCCCATTTTGATAGAAGACAAGCAATTCGAGAGTCCTGGGGAAAAGAGACTAATTTTGGGAACCAAACGGTTGTAAGAGTCTTTTTATTGGGACAGACTCCCCCTGAAGATCACTTTCCTGACCTTTCAGATATGTTGAAATTTGAGAGTGAGAAGCACCGAGACATTCTTCTTTGGAACTACAGAGATACTTTCTTCAACTTGACTCTGAAAGAAGTACTGTTTCTGAAGTGGGTGAGCACTTCTTGTCCTGATGTCCAGTTTGTTTTCAAGGGGGATGATGatgtttttgtaaatactcatcaGATCCTAAATTACTTGAATAGCATATCCAAGGACAAAGCCAAAGACTTATTTATAGGTGATGTGATCAAAGATGCTGGACCTCATCGAGAGAAAAAGCTAAAATACTATATCCCAGAAAGTGTTTATGAAGGTGCCTACCCTCCTTATGCAGGAGGGGGTGGGTTTCTCTATTCTGGCAGTCTAGCCCTGAGGCTGAACAAAGTATCTGAGCAGGTCCTTCTCTATCCCATTGATGACGTTTATACTGGCATGTGCCTTCAAAAACTTGGCCTCGCTCCAGAGAAACACAGAGGCTTTAGAACATttgatatagaagaaaaaaacaggaaaaatatttGCTCTTACACAGACTTAATGTTAGTACATAGCAGAAAACCACAGGAAATGATTAGCATTTGGTCTCAGCTTCAAAATCTTCGTGTAAATTGCTGA